The following are encoded together in the Zingiber officinale cultivar Zhangliang chromosome 8A, Zo_v1.1, whole genome shotgun sequence genome:
- the LOC122011664 gene encoding WAT1-related protein At2g40900-like has protein sequence MAKVWDPFLLTAATLLMTLRNRRPSFSFGVMLKIFILAMLGITIQQNVYYVGLHLISPTVASALGNVIPAFTFLLAIVLRMEKLNLKTVRGRAKLAGAIFCITGSLIFTFWKGHFVGGLCYFTYDPTSFRKS, from the exons ATGGCCAAAGTATGGGATCCTTTCCTTCTCACGGCAGCGACCTTGCTGATGACATTGAG GAATCGAAGACCCAGCTTCTCATTTGGTGTCATGCTAAAAATATTCATTCTTGCTATGTTGGGTATAACAATTCAGCAAAATGTATACTACGTTGGACTCCATCTCATTTCTCCAACTGTTGCCAGTGCCTTGGGCAATGTCATTCCTGCTTTTACTTTCTTATTGGCAATTGTACTGAG GATGGAAAAGCTCAACTTGAAGACTGTAAGAGGGAGGGCCAAGCTTGCAGGGGCCATCTTCTGCATCACTGGTTCCCTGATCTTCACATTTTGGAAAGGTCATTTTGTTGGGGGCCTTTGTTACTTCACCTATGATCCAACTTCATTTCGAAAGTCCTGA
- the LOC122010952 gene encoding F-box/kelch-repeat protein At3g61590-like, translating into MAPHKPLFFRFCFHDCAFLGHLYDPCFVQWYNFDFPRSEKSIWRTSSSGVLVCLMNTNDGDRLLVGNPIKRDWKLLPRVPGGSSPQFNALALSFDRLTRDYTVVSSSMDLVAPIAVLLVSAAVTLGTEASIHAYDLEPFREVGSALLLSGGSEGIVASRLDALGPLRIGDGRAYIK; encoded by the exons ATGGCGCCACACAAGCCCTTGTTCTTCAGGTTCTGCTTTCACGACTGCGCCTTCTTGGGCCACCTGTACGACCCTTGCTTCGTCCAGTGGTATAACTTCGACTTCCCCCGCTCAGAAAAGAGCATCTGGCGCACGTCCTCCTCCGGTGTCCTGGTTTGCTTGATGAACACCAATGACGGAGATCGCTTATTGGTCGGCAATCCCATCAAGAGAGACTGGAAGTTGCTTCCTCGAGTCCCCGGCGGCTCCTCCCCCCAGTTTAACGCGCTCGCCTTGTCGTTCGACCGCCTCACGCGCGACTACACCGTGGTCTCCTCGT CTATGGATCTGGTGGCCCCAATCGCCGTGCTCCTCGTCTCCGCGGCGGTGACCTTGGGGACGGAGGCCTCGATCCATGCCTACGACCTCGAGCCCTTCAGGGAGGTAGGGAGCGCGCTCCTCCTCTCCGGCGGCAGCGAGGGCATCGTCGCATCCCGCCTCGACGCCCTTGGTCCCCTACGGATCGGAGATGGTCGGGCTTACATCAAGTAA